One Oncorhynchus masou masou isolate Uvic2021 chromosome 18, UVic_Omas_1.1, whole genome shotgun sequence DNA window includes the following coding sequences:
- the si:ch73-206d17.1 gene encoding tyrosine-protein kinase STYK1 isoform X1, which translates to MDVQASPCNNTSDPLCYEEGSGTLAVIIIPTLLALSTVVVVTSILCSLFHRRRAAPESTSIPAHYTNRAGQECVSSSPVSLWEIPGECTLEGLEFWQTGHYGPICRGTMRRKDIPSAVVVKTLRGGIDQPEAKKFVDWILFHGTVCKHQNLVRMLYCQTQILPMYLVLEACSPGNLLHYLWTLRNSDSEPLDPLRHFSERSVFLVAKQVAAGLDYLLSEHRLVHGNVAAQNILIGPGFSVRVSGLGLAFEIRQHQTDKLAYHRCQNDKLANQRTAEVPLKWQAPERMMKHPTTDRSDVWSFGIFLYELITLGSPPYPDLEPERVFLHLQKSYRMKRPDNCGGPLYDLMMYCWMWSFKDRPVFSAIIKLLGSYTYLAGTKDIYIPEDMDITDYIKRAGVLP; encoded by the exons ATGGATGTGCAGGCGTCTCCATGCAACAACACCTCAGACCCTCTGTGCT ATGAGGAAGGATCAGGCACATTAGCTGTGATCATTATCCCCACTCTCCTGGCTCTCAGCACAGTGGTTGTTGTGACCAGCATACTGTGCAGTCTCTTCCATAGAAGAAGAGCAGCACCAGAGAGCACCTCCATCCCTGCCCATTACACCAATCGTG CAGGTCAGGAGTGTGTGTCCAGTAGCCCAGTGAGTCTGTGGGAGATCCCAGGAGAATGTACTCTGGAGGGGCTGGAGTTCTGGCAGACTGGCCACTATGGTCCTATCTGCAGAGGCACAATGAGAAGAAAGGATATACCCAGTGCTGTAGTGGTCAAGACACTCCGAG GAGGCATAGATCAGCCTGAGGCAAAGAAGTTTGTTGACTGGATCCTTTTCCATGGTACCGTGTGTAAACACCAGAACCTGGTCCGGATGCTGTACTGTCAGACACAGATACTACCTATGTACCTGGTACTGGAGGCCTGTAGTCCTGGCAACCTTCTGCACTACCTCTGGACCCTGAGAAAT AGTGATTCGGAGCCCTTGGATCCACTGCGACACTTTTCAGAGAGATCAGTGTTTTTGGTGGCAAAGCAGGTGGCAGCAGGCCTG GACTATCTGTTGTCAGAGCACAGGCTTGTACATGGCAATGTTGCTGCACAGAACATCCTGATTGGTCCAGGGTTCTCTGTGAGGGTATCTGGATTGGGCCTGGCCTTCGAGATCCGCCAGCACCAGACTGACAAACTGGCCTATCACAGGTGCCAGAATGACAAACTGGCCAATCAGAGAACAGCTGAGGTCCCTCTCAAATGGCAGGCTCCAGAGAGGATGATGAAGCACCCAACCACAGACAGGAGTGATGT atGGTCTTTTGGAATCTTTCTGTATGAATTGATCACACTGG GCTCTCCCCCCTACCCTGATCTGGAGCCGGAGCGTGTGTTCCTCCACCTACAGAAATCATACAGGATGAAGAGGCCAGACAACTGTGGGGGACCCTT gtatgACCTGATGATGTACTGCTGGATGTGGAGCTTCAAGGACCGTCCTGTGTTCTCCGCCATCATCAAGCTTCTGGGGTCTTACACATACCTTGCTGGCACTAAAGATATCTACATCCCAGAGGACATGGACATCACTGACTACATCAAGAGGGCAGGTGTGCTGCCCTAA
- the si:ch73-206d17.1 gene encoding tyrosine-protein kinase STYK1 isoform X2, with product MDVQASPCNNTSDPLCYEEGSGTLAVIIIPTLLALSTVVVVTSILCSLFHRRRAAPESTSIPAHYTNRGQECVSSSPVSLWEIPGECTLEGLEFWQTGHYGPICRGTMRRKDIPSAVVVKTLRGGIDQPEAKKFVDWILFHGTVCKHQNLVRMLYCQTQILPMYLVLEACSPGNLLHYLWTLRNSDSEPLDPLRHFSERSVFLVAKQVAAGLDYLLSEHRLVHGNVAAQNILIGPGFSVRVSGLGLAFEIRQHQTDKLAYHRCQNDKLANQRTAEVPLKWQAPERMMKHPTTDRSDVWSFGIFLYELITLGSPPYPDLEPERVFLHLQKSYRMKRPDNCGGPLYDLMMYCWMWSFKDRPVFSAIIKLLGSYTYLAGTKDIYIPEDMDITDYIKRAGVLP from the exons ATGGATGTGCAGGCGTCTCCATGCAACAACACCTCAGACCCTCTGTGCT ATGAGGAAGGATCAGGCACATTAGCTGTGATCATTATCCCCACTCTCCTGGCTCTCAGCACAGTGGTTGTTGTGACCAGCATACTGTGCAGTCTCTTCCATAGAAGAAGAGCAGCACCAGAGAGCACCTCCATCCCTGCCCATTACACCAATCGTG GTCAGGAGTGTGTGTCCAGTAGCCCAGTGAGTCTGTGGGAGATCCCAGGAGAATGTACTCTGGAGGGGCTGGAGTTCTGGCAGACTGGCCACTATGGTCCTATCTGCAGAGGCACAATGAGAAGAAAGGATATACCCAGTGCTGTAGTGGTCAAGACACTCCGAG GAGGCATAGATCAGCCTGAGGCAAAGAAGTTTGTTGACTGGATCCTTTTCCATGGTACCGTGTGTAAACACCAGAACCTGGTCCGGATGCTGTACTGTCAGACACAGATACTACCTATGTACCTGGTACTGGAGGCCTGTAGTCCTGGCAACCTTCTGCACTACCTCTGGACCCTGAGAAAT AGTGATTCGGAGCCCTTGGATCCACTGCGACACTTTTCAGAGAGATCAGTGTTTTTGGTGGCAAAGCAGGTGGCAGCAGGCCTG GACTATCTGTTGTCAGAGCACAGGCTTGTACATGGCAATGTTGCTGCACAGAACATCCTGATTGGTCCAGGGTTCTCTGTGAGGGTATCTGGATTGGGCCTGGCCTTCGAGATCCGCCAGCACCAGACTGACAAACTGGCCTATCACAGGTGCCAGAATGACAAACTGGCCAATCAGAGAACAGCTGAGGTCCCTCTCAAATGGCAGGCTCCAGAGAGGATGATGAAGCACCCAACCACAGACAGGAGTGATGT atGGTCTTTTGGAATCTTTCTGTATGAATTGATCACACTGG GCTCTCCCCCCTACCCTGATCTGGAGCCGGAGCGTGTGTTCCTCCACCTACAGAAATCATACAGGATGAAGAGGCCAGACAACTGTGGGGGACCCTT gtatgACCTGATGATGTACTGCTGGATGTGGAGCTTCAAGGACCGTCCTGTGTTCTCCGCCATCATCAAGCTTCTGGGGTCTTACACATACCTTGCTGGCACTAAAGATATCTACATCCCAGAGGACATGGACATCACTGACTACATCAAGAGGGCAGGTGTGCTGCCCTAA